In Asterias rubens chromosome 10, eAstRub1.3, whole genome shotgun sequence, the following proteins share a genomic window:
- the LOC117295398 gene encoding regulator of G-protein signaling 9-binding protein-like produces the protein MVHAHIEDTVIRRHSSTPVQSTMHTENNDEDIELCGTDECQNLVKEFNTETARYHDLVLALGGSSDSEYLRDELKKTRHKAGELARRSKQTLIPHLKADFDFKSERGDYERLWNMFLSCAELFEGHMRKALELEKAFPIHAGPHILINTGVMEPIGLDNIPVNVENLDIPSVDRMVLEREDLRHLERDILQLRNLISEMHRRVDIKPWMIEPLLDYKLDYEKSQTSLSDIASSNGTETAYDPQQRRKCICLVSVALLSLVAFTIVLVVCLVKFDKP, from the exons ATGGTCCATGCACACATTGAGGACACTGTTATTCGCCGTCATAGCAGTACACCAGTGCAGTCAACTATGCACACAGAGAACAACGATGAAGACATAGAGCTGTGTGGAACAGACGAGTGTCAAAAT CTTGTCAAGGAGTTCAACACAGAGACGGCTCGATACCATGACTTAGTCTTAGCCCTCGGTGGCTCCAGTGACTCGGAGTACCTTCGCGATGAACTCAAGAAGACAAGACACAAAGCCGGGGAGTTGGCAAGACGCAGCAAGCAAACACTCATCCCACACCTCAAGGC GGATTTTGATTTCAAGTCGGAGCGTGGGGACTACGAGAGACTGTGGAATATGTTTCTATCCTGTGCAGAGCTTTTTGAAGGTCACATGCGGAAGGCCTTGGAGCTGGAGAAGGCATTCCCAATTCATGCAG GTCCCCATATTCTGATCAACACTGGTGTAATGGAGCCCATAGGGTTGGATAACATCCCAGTCAATGTAGAGAATCTTGATATACCCTCTGTGGATAGAATGGTGTTGGAGAGAGAGGACTTACGACACCTCGAGAG AGACATCTTGCAGCTGCGCAACCTGATCTCTGAGATGCATCGTCGTGTAGACATCAAGCCCTGGATGATCGAGCCTTTATTAGACTACAAGCTGGACTACGAGAAGTCACAGACATCATTGAGTGATATTGCTTCATCTAATGGCACT GAGACGGCGTACGACCCACAGCAGAGACGGAAGTGCATCTGCCTGGTATCCGTCGCTCTCCTTTCCCTGGTTGCCTTCACCATCGTTCTGGTGGTCTGCCTTGTCAAGTTTGACAAGCCTTAA